One Armigeres subalbatus isolate Guangzhou_Male unplaced genomic scaffold, GZ_Asu_2 Contig736, whole genome shotgun sequence genomic region harbors:
- the LOC134204597 gene encoding matrix metalloproteinase-19-like codes for MVLLAVLTVLQCLSKFCLPLPVYINPESIIIKPTLLLNNNIGDHSDVDSNDFPTDPRTPPEVTEQDASIILQEYGYLSTDVIVTRLDQTADESMLIALKQLQQRFNLPDSGTLDDDTRRLIAAPRCGVAELNAVDDKWTKQSLTFRISSYPGSITNGEARRLITQAFNEWTKHVPLSISEVMQGEADIYVSDEQENHQNRLGSDCRFTSNATLAHAFYPQVGDIHYNSGRSYTQDEFFSTTIHEIGHSLGLDHTNSKTSIMFPFHIRYHTEIPPEDRRALQALYGVRKTTSPTTSPRSETSGSYLCSLDRIDTILNDAQGRTYVLAGDYYYDLDERNPQGRQISSKWPKLPGGMDVAFMYRNNKTFFFKRNRVWVYANNQLEAGYPKPIRDDFPGLPNNLSAVFVTKQGSLLAIRKKQYWFYNPRKRPQVGKEFPRLVYDFKDMPSNLNAALRHTDGISYFFKDRSFYIMNMKDYTVGPATPMEQQWFEC; via the exons ATGGTTCTGCTAGCTGTGCTTACTGTTCTACAATGTCTTTCCAAATTTTGTTTACCATTGCCTGTCTACATAAATCCGGAGTCAATAATAATCAAACCAACACTTTTGTTGAATAATAATATTGGCGACCATTCCGATGTTGATTCGAACGATTTCCCTACAGACCCAAGAACACCACCAGAAGTGACAGAGCAGGACGCTAGT ATTATCTTGCAAGAATATGGATATTTGAGTACGGACGTCATAGTCACTCGTTTGGACCAAACGGCGGATGAGAGTATGCTGATCGCTCTAAAGCAATTACAACAACGTTTCAATCTGCCAGATAGTGGAACGCTCGATGATGATACTCGACGGCTTATCGCTGCTCCGCGTTGCGGGGTGGCGGAACTAAACGCAGTCGATGACAAGTGGACGAAACAATCCTTGACGTTTAGAATAAGCAGCTACCCGGGAAGTATAACAAATGGCGAAGCGAGACGCTTGATCACGCAAGCGTTTAACGAATGGACCAAGCATGTGCCATTGAGTATTTCGGAAGTCATGCAAGGCGAAGCCGATATTTATGTCAGTGATGAACAGGAAAATCACCAAAATCGACTTGGCAGTGATTGTCGATTCACAAGCAACGCGACCCTTGCACATGCCTTCTACCCACAAGTGGGAGATATCCATTATAATAGTGGGCGAAGTTACACTCAGGATGAATTTTTCAGCACTACCATCCACGAGATCGGACACTCTCTGGGGTTGGATCATACGAATTCGAAAACATCCATTATGTTTCCCTTTCACATTCGCTATCACacggaaattccaccagaagatCGTCGTGCCCTGCAGGCGTTGTACGGTGTTCGAAAAACTACAAGCCCAACTACATCACCTCGTTCTGAAACTAGCGGTTCTTATCTGTGCTCGCTTGACAGAATCGACACTATACTGAACGATGCTCAAGGTCGAACATATGTTCTGGCTGGTGATTATTATTACGACCTTGACGAGCGGAACCCACAAGGGcgtcaaatttcatcaaaatggcCCAAATTACCCGGCGGCATGGACGTCGCGTTCATGTATCGAAATAACAAAACCTTTTTCTTCAAACGCAACAGAGTGTGGGTGTACGCAAACAATCAGCTGGAAGCCGGCTATCCCAAGCCAATTAGAGACGATTTTCCAGGTCTGCCAAATAATCTGAGTGCTGTGTTTGTGACGAAACAAGGAAGCTTGTTGGCCATTAGGAAGAAGCAGTATTGGTTCTACAATCCCCGAAAGCGGCCACAGGTGGGCAAAGAGTTCCCCCGGTTGGTGTACGACTTCAAGGATATGCCATCGAACTTGAATGCGGCCCTGCGTCATACCGATGGAATATCGTACTTTTTCAAGGATCGAAGTTTCTACATCATGAACATGAAGGATTACACGGTGGGACCGGCCACGCCAATGGAGCAGCAGTGGTTTGAATGCTAG